The following proteins are co-located in the Trichomycterus rosablanca isolate fTriRos1 chromosome 14, fTriRos1.hap1, whole genome shotgun sequence genome:
- the LOC134326209 gene encoding uncharacterized protein LOC134326209, with protein sequence MFHIVEFADKKVAVVPAVWVSNGICSWPPYKNGNEMSKAVKKQEIPNPDWAKYAVIVRCTKNSYDAIRPKLALAEQQSDLQTESEDDTMPSYRRRKGMGFNRKYIQCDSEDDVGDNGDFEETISDVNYLPDTANATRQPTNATSPPNVPERTLGITPPPLFPPPQLRTTLMVNTPATRQMQSEADASTSQATDAGTIPPNVPERTLGITAQTPQLPTSLRLNTPARRQLQIETTTPVQIEILTQLEIIKQQQAQILLLLQKQNSMGAMGTDQTEVVAIAAKFPIKDRSGLTTLEQELRESPAIKEKAINYFGIIGGTNVRDTTWRTLQKMISNDLARSMNWKGANGKVSFSDSFTRNSQS encoded by the exons ATGTTTCACATTGTGGAATTTGCAGACAAAAAGGTTGCAGTAGTCCCAGCTGTTTGGGTATCGAATGGAATCTGTAGCTGGCCCCCATACAAAAATGGAAACGAGATGAGCAAGGCAGtgaaaaagcaagaaattccgaATCCAGACTGGGCAAAATACGCTGTCATAGTGAGATGCACGAAAA ATTCATACGATGCTATAAGGCCTAAATTAGCACTGGCTGAACAGCAAAGTGATCTACAAACAGAGAGTGAAGATGACACAATGCCCTCATACAGAAGAAGGAAAGgaat GGGATTCAATAGGAAATATATTCAGTGTGACAGTGAAGACGATGTTGGAGACAATGGTGATTTTGAAGAAACAATATCTGATGTAAATTATCTGCCAGATACTGCCAATG CTACTAGACAACCAACTAATGCGACATCACCACCCAATGTGCCAGAAAGAACTCTAG GCATCACACCACCACCCCTGTTTCCACCACCTCAGCTCCGAACAACATTGATGGTAAATACCCCAGCAACCCGACAAATGCAGAGCGAGGCAGATGCAT CTACTAGTCAAGCCACTGATGCTGGGACAATACCACCCAATGTGCCTGAAAGAACTCTAG GCATCACAGCACAAACACCTCAGCTACCGACATCACTTAGGTTAAATACCCCAGCAAGGAGACAACTGCAGATCGAGACAACCACAC CTGTGCAGATCGAAATTCTCACTCAGCTTGAAATAATCAAGCAGCAACAGGCCCAAATCCTGCTGttactacaaaaacaaaactcTATGGGTGCTATGGGTACAGACCAGACAGAAGTGGTGGCGATAGCAGCAAAGTTTCCCATTAAGGACAGGAGTGGTCTTACCACACTAGAGCAGGAGCTTCGTGAAAGCCCAGCCATCAAAGAGAAAGCA ATAAACTATTTTGGCATCATCGGGGGTACAAATGTAAGAGATACGACATGGCGTACTCTTCAGAAGATGATTTCAAATGACCTTGCTAGATCAATGAATTGGAAAGGGGCCAATGGAAAGGTCTCATTCAGCGACTCGTTTACGAGAAATAGTCAATCGTAA